The following are encoded in a window of Kiritimatiellales bacterium genomic DNA:
- a CDS encoding Fic family protein — protein MFVFELNNLYKRLMKYNWQFPEWPEFHYEIAGVQDLILKFIEKTGRTDGLLSTLPETEKTETIIDLMVSEALTSAAIEGEMLSRPDVMSSIKKNLGLHAKPEKTGDQRAEGIAELLVCVRNSFKKPLSKEMLFNWHSMLMKGAVKIQVGTWRTHKEPMLIVSGSIGNETVHFEAPPSTAVPAEIKRFISWFNRTDKTIQSFPVKAAIAHLYFESIHPFEDGNGRIGRALSEKALSQGFGYPVLLSLSQAIETDRTGYYAALKQAQRSLNATEWIEWFVRTLITAQQQAETQIEFAVRKTKFYTRINGMKLNERQLKVLHRMLKEGSNGFQGGMSAKKYMVIAKTSKPTATRDLQALVEYGVLISSGGGRSTNYQISL, from the coding sequence ATGTTTGTTTTTGAGCTGAATAATTTATATAAACGGCTCATGAAATATAACTGGCAGTTTCCAGAGTGGCCTGAGTTTCATTATGAAATCGCTGGAGTTCAGGATTTAATACTCAAGTTTATCGAAAAAACAGGACGAACAGACGGGCTTTTATCAACATTGCCGGAAACGGAAAAAACGGAAACGATTATTGACCTGATGGTTTCGGAAGCGCTTACAAGCGCGGCGATTGAAGGCGAAATGCTCAGCCGTCCGGATGTAATGTCCTCAATTAAAAAAAACCTTGGATTGCACGCTAAACCGGAAAAAACAGGAGACCAGAGAGCAGAAGGAATTGCGGAGCTACTGGTTTGCGTACGGAATAGCTTTAAAAAACCATTAAGCAAGGAAATGCTTTTTAATTGGCATTCTATGTTAATGAAAGGTGCTGTAAAAATTCAAGTTGGCACATGGCGAACGCATAAAGAGCCAATGTTGATTGTCTCAGGCAGTATCGGAAACGAAACAGTACACTTTGAAGCACCGCCATCGACTGCCGTTCCGGCGGAAATAAAACGGTTTATCTCATGGTTCAATAGAACAGATAAAACAATACAAAGTTTCCCCGTAAAGGCGGCAATTGCGCATCTCTATTTTGAATCGATTCATCCATTTGAAGATGGAAATGGACGAATCGGGCGGGCTCTTTCGGAAAAAGCATTGTCTCAAGGATTTGGATATCCGGTACTACTCAGCCTTTCTCAAGCCATTGAAACAGACCGTACCGGTTACTATGCTGCACTCAAGCAGGCACAACGATCGCTTAATGCCACTGAATGGATTGAATGGTTTGTAAGGACATTGATTACCGCACAGCAACAGGCAGAAACGCAGATTGAATTCGCGGTACGTAAAACAAAATTTTATACCCGCATCAATGGCATGAAACTCAATGAACGACAATTGAAAGTATTACATCGGATGCTAAAAGAAGGCTCGAATGGATTTCAGGGCGGAATGTCGGCAAAAAAATATATGGTGATCGCAAAAACA
- a CDS encoding dihydrodipicolinate synthase family protein produces MADGISLNGIIPPLVTPLMDRDTLDARGFERLIEHVLSGGVHGLFVLGTTGEAPALSYKLRNDIISRACRQISGRVPVLVGITDTSFSESVALAGRAADCGADAVVLAPPYYFTAGQAELIEYVEHLIEELSLPLFLYNMPGCTKINLEPQTVKYLAQFKKIAGLKDSSGDMVYFHRVRALLKNRPDFSFFTGPEELLAESVLLGASGGVCGGANMFPDLYVRLYNAAKTGDLKIIRALHEKVIEISTTVYSVGKHGSSFLKGVKAALNLMGICSDFVSEPFHRFKAPEKETVRKLINSLDL; encoded by the coding sequence ATGGCTGACGGAATTTCATTGAATGGGATTATTCCTCCGCTGGTGACTCCGCTGATGGATCGGGATACGCTGGACGCAAGGGGGTTTGAGCGTTTGATCGAGCATGTTCTGTCCGGCGGTGTTCACGGGCTGTTTGTTCTTGGGACTACGGGAGAGGCGCCAGCACTCAGTTATAAGCTGCGCAACGATATTATATCACGTGCCTGCCGGCAGATCAGCGGGCGGGTACCGGTGTTGGTTGGTATCACTGATACCTCATTTTCGGAATCTGTGGCGCTTGCCGGAAGAGCTGCTGATTGCGGTGCCGATGCCGTTGTGCTAGCTCCGCCTTATTATTTTACTGCCGGGCAGGCGGAGCTGATTGAATATGTAGAGCATCTGATCGAAGAACTGTCTCTGCCGCTGTTTCTTTATAATATGCCGGGCTGTACAAAAATTAATCTCGAACCGCAAACAGTAAAATACCTGGCACAATTTAAAAAAATTGCCGGATTGAAAGACAGTTCCGGCGACATGGTTTATTTCCATCGGGTAAGGGCGCTTTTAAAAAACCGGCCGGATTTTTCTTTTTTCACCGGACCGGAAGAACTACTGGCGGAAAGCGTTCTTCTTGGTGCAAGCGGCGGGGTTTGTGGCGGTGCAAATATGTTTCCGGACCTGTATGTTCGTCTATATAATGCGGCAAAAACCGGTGATTTAAAAATCATCAGAGCACTGCACGAAAAGGTTATAGAAATCAGTACTACAGTGTATAGCGTTGGGAAACATGGGTCAAGTTTCCTCAAAGGTGTAAAGGCGGCTTTAAACCTGATGGGAATATGCAGCGATTTTGTTTCGGAGCCGTTTCACCGGTTTAAAGCGCCGGAAAAAGAGACGGTACGAAAACTTATAAACTCATTGGATTTATAA
- a CDS encoding sulfatase-like hydrolase/transferase, protein MKPWNIIFIVADDMAPWVCGPDRHPDAKVPTIDSLAKEGALFSNCFTASPVCSPARSCLLTGLYSTETGLTDYLCTDIHDDLGVGEATQTWVRELRDHGYQTALFGKWHLGEADCFHPTKCGYDEFKGWRSGAGISLNPEMEIDGVNVTASGYSSDLITDYAIDFIKKRADAPFLVSLHFWEPHVNQNITTSDGDRTWHPLKDDDWDLFKDIDPEVPNPDYPKLDIPRVKRMTKEYLASVHAVDRNLARILNLLKTEQIDDQTVIILTSDNGYNLGHHGIWHKGNGWWILTDNRGDRPNMYDNSLRVPTVIKCPFIKNPGIVINDPISTFDWFPTILGIAGIEPAERITVRGKNLLPVLQHSEAIERDGLFMQYRMWDWNQTGADLRACRTKKWKLIIDFKNTVPNELYDLENDPHETVNLYHSDSPEIIDSREALLIKILETMKSIDDPILKRLEICSGKFDGEYGWILQRGFPRTR, encoded by the coding sequence ATGAAACCGTGGAACATAATTTTTATTGTGGCCGATGATATGGCACCGTGGGTATGCGGTCCTGATCGGCATCCGGATGCAAAAGTGCCGACGATTGATTCTTTAGCCAAAGAAGGCGCTTTATTTTCGAATTGTTTTACCGCATCGCCGGTGTGCAGTCCGGCACGAAGCTGTCTGTTAACCGGGCTGTATAGTACAGAAACCGGTCTTACGGATTATTTGTGTACTGATATTCATGATGATTTAGGCGTTGGAGAAGCAACCCAAACCTGGGTGAGAGAATTGCGGGATCATGGGTATCAAACCGCACTGTTCGGCAAATGGCATCTGGGCGAGGCCGATTGTTTTCACCCGACAAAATGCGGCTATGATGAATTCAAAGGCTGGCGTTCAGGCGCCGGAATTTCTTTAAACCCGGAAATGGAAATTGACGGAGTCAATGTTACTGCATCCGGGTACAGCTCTGATCTCATCACAGATTATGCGATCGATTTTATAAAAAAACGGGCTGATGCCCCGTTTCTTGTTTCATTGCATTTCTGGGAGCCCCACGTCAATCAGAACATCACTACCAGTGACGGCGATAGAACATGGCATCCGTTGAAAGATGATGATTGGGATTTATTCAAAGATATTGATCCGGAAGTTCCGAATCCGGATTATCCTAAACTGGATATTCCGCGAGTGAAACGGATGACTAAAGAATATCTGGCCAGTGTTCATGCGGTTGACCGGAATCTCGCCCGGATTTTAAATCTGCTGAAAACAGAGCAGATCGATGATCAGACGGTGATCATTCTTACGTCCGATAACGGATATAATTTAGGGCATCATGGAATCTGGCATAAGGGCAACGGATGGTGGATTCTCACTGATAATCGCGGTGACCGTCCGAATATGTATGATAATTCATTACGGGTTCCGACAGTTATTAAATGTCCGTTCATAAAAAACCCAGGAATCGTTATTAATGATCCGATATCAACATTCGACTGGTTTCCTACGATTCTCGGAATTGCGGGGATAGAGCCGGCCGAACGCATAACTGTTCGCGGAAAGAATCTTTTACCGGTACTTCAACATAGTGAGGCTATTGAAAGAGACGGGCTGTTTATGCAGTACCGGATGTGGGACTGGAATCAAACGGGCGCTGACCTCCGAGCATGTCGTACAAAAAAATGGAAATTGATTATCGATTTTAAAAATACGGTTCCTAATGAACTGTATGATCTGGAAAATGATCCGCATGAAACAGTTAACCTGTATCACTCAGATTCTCCGGAAATAATTGATTCAAGAGAAGCATTGCTGATAAAAATTTTAGAAACAATGAAAAGTATCGATGATCCGATACTTAAACGGTTGGAAATATGTAGCGGAAAATTCGATGGCGAATATGGCTGGATTTTACAAAGAGGTTTCCCCCGAACACGTTGA